ACCGTTTCGGTCAACGCCAACGTCCGCACCGCCGAGGCGGCCCGGCACGGCATGGCCGCGGCGCTTGACGTCGCGTTCAAAGGCGGCTCGGTCACCGGCCTGATGGTGGTGGGCCTGTCGCTCATCGGCGTCACGGTCACCTATCTTCTCACCGGCGATCCGGCGCAGTGCATCGGCTTCGGCTTCGGCGCCAGCCTTATTTCGCTGTTCGCCCGCGTCGGCGGCGGCATTTACACCAAAGCGGCGGACGTGGGGGCCGACCTCGTCGGCAAGCTGGAAGCGGGCATTCCCGAAGACGATCCGCGCAACCCGGCTGTCATCGCCGATAACGTGGGCGACAACGTCGGCGATTGCGCCGGCATGGGGGCCGACCTTTTCGAGACCTACGCCGTCACCCTTATCGCCGCCATGATCCTCGCCATTACTTCAAAGGATGTCATTGAACTCTACGGGAAGGACAACGCGGTTCTCTATCCGTTCGCGCTCGGCACCGTGGCGGTGCTGGCGACCATCGCCGGCACGTTCTTCGCCAAATTGCCGAAAAGCCAAAACATCATGATGGCGCTGTACAAAGCGCAGGCGGTCACGGCGGTTATTTCGCTCATCGGCTTCTGGTTCGTCACCAACAGCATGATGGGCGGCAAAATGGCGCTGTTCGGGGCGGCCGCGGTCGGCCTCGTCGTCACCTTCCTGATTACCGTCGTGACGGAATACTTCACCTCCACCGATTACACCCCGGTGCGGAAAGTGGCGCAAGCCTCCGAGACCGGCGCCGGCACCAACATCATCATGGGGCTTGCCATGGGCATGAAGAGCACCACGATACCGGTGTTGATAATCATCTCCGCGATGATGGCGGCGGGCTGGTTCGCGGGCGTCTACGGCATCGCCGTGGCGGCGGTCGCCATGCTCTCCTCCACCGGCATGGTGATCGCGATGGACAGCTACGGACCGATCACCGATAACGCGGGCGGCATCGCCGAGATGTCCAACCTGCCCAAAGACGTGCGCAAGATCACCGACCAGCTCGACGCGGTGGGCAACACCACCAAGGCCGTCACCAAGGGCTACGCCATCGGCTCGGCGGCGCTTGCCGCCGTGGTGCTGTTCCAGGCGTATTCCGATACCATCGCAATGAACGCGGGCAAGGAAATCGCGTTCCTGCTTACCGACCCCAAGCTCATCGTCGGCCTGTTCATCGGGGCCGGGTTGCCGTTTCTCTTCTCCGCATTCTGCATGGAAGCCGTCGGGCGCGCGGCGCACGGGGTGGTGCATGAAGTGCGGCGGCAATTCAAGGAAATCCCCGGCATTATGGAGCGGACGGCGAAGCCTGATTACGCCACCTGCGTCGATATCGTCACCGCCGCCGCGCTGAAGGAAATGGTTATGCCGGGCCTGCTGGCCGTGTTGGCCCCCATCGTCGTCGGCTTCCTGCTGGGACCGGTGGCGCTGGCCGGCGTGCTGGGCGGCGTCATCGTGTCGGGCCTGATGATGGCCTTGATGATGTCCAACGGCGGCGCCACGTGGGACAACGCGAAGAAGTACATCGAGAATGGCCTCCACGGCGGCAAAGGCTCCGACGCCCACAAAGCGGCGGTTGTCGGCGATACCGTCGGCGATCCGTTCAAGGATACGGCCGGCCCGGCGCTGAACGCGCTGATAAAGGTCATCAACACCGTGTCGCTGATCCTCGCCCCGCTGCTCATCGGCAAGCTGTAAGCAAAGCCCATACGCCCGCCGCGCACCCCGCGCGGCGGGCTTTTTTATGCGTAATTCCCCGCTAGCGGGCGAGTGTGAAAGCGGCTTCGATGGCGAAGAGCATTGACGACGGGTCGGCCTTCCCCTTTCCCGCGATGTCGAACGCAGTGCCGTGATCCACAGATGTGCGGATGAAGGGCAGACCCAGCGTGATGTTGGCGCAATTGCCGAACGACACCGCCTTGATGGCGACCAGCCCCTGATCGTGGTACATGGCCAGAAACGCGCCGTAGCGGTCGCGCACCCGCGGGGCGAAACTGGTATCGGCCGGCAGCGGCCCCACCGCGTCTATCCCCGCTTTCCGCGCCGCCGCGATGGCGGGGGCGATGATGCGCGCTTCCTCGTCCCCAAAAAGTCCGCCGTCGGATGCGTGGGGGTTGAGGCCGCAGACCCCTATCGGTTTTTTCAGCCGCAACGATTTGTGCATGAGGGTCAGTTTTTCCAGAATCGCTTTTTCCGTCACCCCCTTGATGGCATCGCGTAACGATAGATGGGTGGTGAGCACCACCACCTTCATGGCAGGCGAGGCGAGCATCATGGCGTACCGCTTCGTGCCGGAGAGGGCCGCCAGCATCTCGGTATGGCCGGGGTAGGGGATACCGGCCAATGCCAGCGCCTTTTTGTGTATCGGCGCGGTGATGATGCCGCGCACCTCTCCCTTCAGCGCAAGCTCCACCCCGGCGGCGATGTAGACGGCGGCGGCCCGCCCGGCGGCGCGGTCGATTTTCCCCGGCGCAACCCCTTTGG
This is a stretch of genomic DNA from Nitrospinota bacterium. It encodes these proteins:
- the pdxA gene encoding 4-hydroxythreonine-4-phosphate dehydrogenase PdxA; its protein translation is MEKKAMRFAITVGDPAGVGPEVALKALALVPPSRRRQLVLIADHVALTRTASRLLRGVKLSPYGAGRLPPPGHAAFLEIRALPPKGVAPGKIDRAAGRAAAVYIAAGVELALKGEVRGIITAPIHKKALALAGIPYPGHTEMLAALSGTKRYAMMLASPAMKVVVLTTHLSLRDAIKGVTEKAILEKLTLMHKSLRLKKPIGVCGLNPHASDGGLFGDEEARIIAPAIAAARKAGIDAVGPLPADTSFAPRVRDRYGAFLAMYHDQGLVAIKAVSFGNCANITLGLPFIRTSVDHGTAFDIAGKGKADPSSMLFAIEAAFTLAR
- a CDS encoding sodium-translocating pyrophosphatase, whose product is MGAIFSNPITTAALISGVITIAYAFYLIVDIKKHSEGNEVMREIALAIKQGAMAYLNRQSKTIAVIGMIFFVLIFFTSGTSIALGFLAGAILSGLAGYIGMTVSVNANVRTAEAARHGMAAALDVAFKGGSVTGLMVVGLSLIGVTVTYLLTGDPAQCIGFGFGASLISLFARVGGGIYTKAADVGADLVGKLEAGIPEDDPRNPAVIADNVGDNVGDCAGMGADLFETYAVTLIAAMILAITSKDVIELYGKDNAVLYPFALGTVAVLATIAGTFFAKLPKSQNIMMALYKAQAVTAVISLIGFWFVTNSMMGGKMALFGAAAVGLVVTFLITVVTEYFTSTDYTPVRKVAQASETGAGTNIIMGLAMGMKSTTIPVLIIISAMMAAGWFAGVYGIAVAAVAMLSSTGMVIAMDSYGPITDNAGGIAEMSNLPKDVRKITDQLDAVGNTTKAVTKGYAIGSAALAAVVLFQAYSDTIAMNAGKEIAFLLTDPKLIVGLFIGAGLPFLFSAFCMEAVGRAAHGVVHEVRRQFKEIPGIMERTAKPDYATCVDIVTAAALKEMVMPGLLAVLAPIVVGFLLGPVALAGVLGGVIVSGLMMALMMSNGGATWDNAKKYIENGLHGGKGSDAHKAAVVGDTVGDPFKDTAGPALNALIKVINTVSLILAPLLIGKL